The region GAGACTGTCGCGTCCTGCGAGTCCCGGAGCGTGTTGAGGGACCGGGTCTGCTGGGCCTTCCCGTCACTGGCGGACGCGCCCGACATAAGCAGACTCCGGAGGGCAAGGAGATGTTGAGTGATTATCATCGCCGGTGGTCTGGCGCGTCAAGTCGGTGGAGAGATGCGCGAACAAAAGACTCGAAGGCTCAGGCAGTTAGGTCCTCCTCAAACCCCATGCGCTCGCAACACGAACGGCGCGGGCGGGCGGGTTGCCCCGCCCGCCCGCGCCGTTCGACCCGACCGGACCCGATTAGCCGACGTACACGCCGCCGGTGAACCCGGGGAACGCGTCGAGGCTGTACGCGTCTTGCGGGGTGTTGCCGCCGGCCGCCAGGATGCTCTGGCCGGTGTACGCCGTCACCGTCGACCCGTCCCCGGCCCCGTCGCCGGCGACGACGCCGATGTCGCTGCTGCCGTCGAGATCCTTCGCGGCGACCGGAACCCCACTGCGGTTGTTCGGGTCGCCGGCGAAGAAGTTCGCCAGCGGGGTCTGCACGTTATTCACGATGTCCGACCCGTCCAGGATCAGAACCCGCGGCCCGCCGCCCGGACCGGCCCCGAGGATCAGGTCGGCCTTCCCGTCCCCGTTCACGTCGCCGACGGCCACGTACGCCCCGTTCTGGACCGACGGCTCGAACGCGAAGAAGTCCGCGAACAGCTTGGTCGGGGTTTGGGACCCGGAGACGACCGAGAGGCCGTCGTACCCGGCCACCCGCGGGCCGCCGCCGAACCCGGCCGAAACGATCAGGTCCCCGTACCCGGCCCCGGTGAGATCGCCGACGGCCGCCCGGGCCCCGCCGCGGAAGTTCGGGTCCTGGATGCCGAAGAACCGGGCCACCTGGTCGACCTGGCCTTGCGCCGCGGCCGCCCCGTCGTACACGACCACGACCGGCCCGCCGCCCTCGTCCGGGGTGACGATCAGGTCGGGGTAACCCTTGCCGGTCAGATCCCCGGCCGCGACGAACACCCCGCCGGTGAACGTGGACTCGAACGGCTGGACGCTGAAGATCACCGCCCCGGTCTTCCCGTCCAGGATCTCGACCTGGCTCGGCATGCCCGGCCCGGATCCGACCACGTAGTCCGGGACGCCGTCGCCGTTGAAGTCGACCGTGGTCACCCGGACCCCGCCGGTGAACGACGGGTCGAAGACGGTGAACGACGTCTTGAGCGACCCGTCCGGGTTGTACACGTTCACGAGCGGCCCGCCGCCCGCCCCGGCCCCGACGGCCGTGATCCCGTTCGACGACGGGTACGCGGAGGTCCCGATCGTGAGCGTCGCGGGGACGAACGTGATCGCGTAGTTGGGGTTGTTCAGGGTGCCCTGGGTGATCGCGTACGCCCCGGCCGGGCTGCCGGCGGTCGCGGTGGTCGCCAGCGACCCGGACAGGGTGTCGGACCCGAGCAGGCCGGTCGCCGTGTAGGTCAGCGACGGGATCGCCTGGCCGATCGGGGCCGTCTGGTTGTTGGCGGTGACGGTCAGCGGGGCCTGGGACACGGTCACCGCGGCCGCCGCGGACGTCCCGGTGTTGAAGTTGGCACTCGCGACGTACTGGGCGGTCACGTTGTACGCCCCGGCGGGCAGGCCGGCCGAGCTGAACGTCGCCTGGTACTGGCCGTTGACGGCGGCGATCGTCCCGCTGCCGAGGAACGTCGACCCGCTCGCGAACTGGACCGTCCCGCCGATCAGATTCTTGGCCAGCGACGGGTACAGGACGGACACCGTCGCGGTGAACGTCGCCGTCGTCCCATACACGGTCGGGCTGTTGGTGGCGAGGGTGACGGTCGGGCCGGCGTCGTAAACGACGACCCCGGCGGTCGCCGGGGACCCGGCGTTGCCGGCCGCGTCGGAGTACGTCAGGGTCGCGGTGTACCCGCCGTCCGGGACGACCGCGCCGGTCGCGTCCTGCCCGTTCCAGGTCACCGAAACGGTCGCCCCGGTCCCGGTGTACGTCTGCACGACGTTGCCGTTCGGGTCGGTGATGGTCACCGCCCACGGGCCCGGGTGGGCGTCGGCGATCACGGTGGAGAACGTCACCGCGGTCTTGGCCCCGGCGGCCGGGTCGGCCGGGGCGATGTTCGGCGTCGACCCGTTCAGCCCGGCCGTCGCCGGCGGGGTGTTGTCGACGATCACCCCGGTGGTGATCGGGGCGCTGCTGATCGGCGTCCCCTGGTTCCCGGCCGAGTCCTGGAACGTGAGGGTCGCCGTGTACGCCCCCTCGGGCACCGGGTTCCCGTTGAAGTCGGCCCCGTTCCACGTCGCGGAGACGGCCGTCCCGGTGCCGGTGAACGACTGGACCTGGTTCCCGTTCGCGTCGGTGACGGTCACCGACCAGGAGAGGGTCACCCCGGCCGCGCCGGCGAGGGTGTCCGTGAACGTCGTGGTCGTCTTCGCCCCCGGGCTGGCGACGTCCGAGAACACCGGGTTGCTGGCGACCAGCGGGCCCGCCGTCGGGGAGGTGTTGTCGACGACCACGCTGGCGGACACCGCGGGGGCCGTCTGGCCGTCCGCGTCGACGAACGTCAGGGTGCCGGTGTACGTCCCGTCCGGCACGAACCCGCCGGGCGTGCCGTCCGTCCCGTCCCACACCTGGGACACCGCCGTCCCGGTCCCGGTGAACACCCGGACCGGCGCCCCGGTCGCCGCGGACGTGATCGTCAGTGTCCAGTTGACCGTCGTGTTGAAGTCCTGGATGGTGTCGGTAAAGGTCGCGACGTCGTCCACCCCGACGCTCGTCGGGTTGTTCGGGGAGATGGCCGGCGGGGTGACGACGAGCGGCCCGGCCGCCGGCGGGTTGACCACCTGGGTGTACGGGGTCGCGTCGGACGGGGCCGCGTTGACGTTGTCCCCGTTGAAGTGCGCGGTGATCGTGTACGACCCGGTGATGAGCCGGTGCGCGAGGGCGGCCTGCGGGTCGAACGTGGCCACCCCGGACGCGTTCACCGGCACGGCCGGGTACGTGACCCCGTCGAGGGTGAACGTGACCGTGTCGGTCGTCGGGATGGCGGCCGCCCCGGCCTCCGGGGTGACCGTCGCGGTAATCATGACGGTCTGGCCGTCGGCCGACGGGTTGACCGTCGACCCGAGCGTCACGCTCGTGGCCGCGAGAACTTTCGTCAGGACCACGGAATCGGAGTTGTAGGTCACGCCGAACTTCTGCCCGTTGATGAACGCGCTCGTCCCGGACGCGAACTCCCCGGACACCGTCCCGGTCGTCTGTAGGATGGTAAAGGTGTCGCCCACCTGGACGTTGCCGGCGACCGACCCGCCGAGCGCGGCCCCGGTCACGTCGGCGTTCCCGGTCACGTTCAACTGGGTGTAGTCGACGTTGGCCGTCGGCGTCGGGTGGGTCGGCGCGGACAGCTGGACCGCGAGCGTGGTCTGCGGCCCCATCGTCACGTCGCCGGTGTCCAGGCCGACGTTCGGGGTGCCCGAGAGTTCCGGAGCGATGACCCCGACAGCCGGGCTCTGGCCGCCCGCGAACCCGCTCACTTCGCCCGCGGCCCCGGTCCCGGCCAGCGTCCCGCCGGTCAGCGAGACGGAATTGATCGAGCCGGTGCTGGCGAGCCGCAGGGTGCCGGCGGCGATCGTCGTGGGGCCCGTATAACTGTTGGCGGCGTCGAGCTCCATGACCCCGGTGCCGGTCTTCGTGAGGCCCTCGCTGGACGTCCCGACGATCGGGGCGGTGACCACGAGGTCGGTCCCGGCGGGCCCGGCGGCGACCGCGAACGTCCGGGTCGTCCCGTTCAAATTAAGATCCCCCGGGCCGGCGATCACCGCGGGCGCGGCGCCCGACGTGGCCGCCACGTCCCCGGCGAGGACGACTTGCCCGCCGGCGGCCGCGGTGATCGTCCCGCCGGTCATGTTCACGCCGCCGGCGGTCAACTGGCCGGCCGGCCCGGTCGTGACCTGGCCGCCGGTGACCGTGAGCGCGGCGACGGTCTGGGCGTTCCCTTGCAGGCCCGCCGTGCCGTTCGAGAGGACGGTCACGGCGTCCGCGGCCGGGAGCTGGTTCGACCCGCCCCAGAGGGCGAACGCCGGGCCGGACGCCCCGTCCCCGACGGTCAGGGGGCCCGCCACGGCGATCGCCCCGCCCGTCTTGTCCAGGTTGAACGTCCCCTGGACGACTTGCGTCTGACCCGTGTAGGTGTTGCTGGTCGCGCCCGAATACGTGACGGCCCCCGCGGGCGTCCCGGGCTGCCCGTTCACGGTGACCCCGAACCCGGCGCCGCCGTCGGTGATCGGCTGATCGACGACGAGTGTACTCCCGGAAGCCGCGCCGAGGCTCGCGTTGCTGCCGAGGGTGATCACGTTGTCCCAGACGTTGGTGGTGGCCCCCCGCTCTGGAGTGCCCCGTCCCCGTTGGCCCCGGCCCCGTTGAGGGTCAGAGCTTCGGAACTCACCGTGATCCCGCCCAAAAGCGCCAGGGTTCCCCCGGCGTTGACCACGGTCCCTTCGGACCCGTCTACGAGCGGGGCCACGACCGCCGTCGGGCCGGGGGCGACGATGGCGCTGGTCATCAGCGGGAGGTTGGCGTTCGCGAGCCCCCCTCCGAACGTGACGACGTACAGGTTCGCGACCGACGCCGAGGGCGCCACGGTCACGGTCCCGCCCTGACTGGTAATCGAGGGCAGGCTGTTGAGGGCGGCCTGGATGGCCGCCGCGAGGGTCGCCGGGGGCTCGGCGTTGGCCACCGTGATGGGGGTCGAGGTCGCGCCCTCGAACGTCAGGTCGAACGACCCGGCCGTCCCGAACGCCAGGATCGTCTGCTGCTCCGAGACGATCTGGCCGAGGGCGGACGGGTTCTCGATCGCGAGGTAGCCGGCGTCGACGAACGTCTCGCCCGTGTAAGTGTTGGCGACCGGGAGGACGACGACCCCGGCCCCGATCTTGGTCAGGGCGGCGGCCGGGACGGGGGCCGGGCTCGGGTCCTGGACGGTCCCCGCGAGGGTCAGTACGGTCCCCGCGTTCGCCGCGACGGAGGAGTCGGTGGCGAGGGTGACGGGGCCGCTGAGCGTGTTGTTGCCGCCGTCGTTCAGCAGCGCCCCGGCCCCGTTAAACCCGGCCCCGTTAAGGGTCAGGGAGATCGGCAGGACGGTAATAGAGGCCCCGACGTTGGTCGGGTCGCCGTCGATCTCGAGCGTTCCCCCGGCGTTGACGACGGTGCCGCCGTTCGGGGGCGTGCCCAGGGACGCCGGGTTGTAAATCAGCAGGACACCGTTGTCGACCGTCGTCTGACCGGTGTACGAATCCGCCTCGACGAGGGCGACCGTGCCGGTCCCGACCTTGTCCAGGCCGAACGAGCCGCCCGCTTCCGTGACGGACCCGCTAAGGTTGACCGACGCCCCGGCGACCGCCCCGACGTTGATCGTGGAGGACGGGGTGGTCGCCGGGACGAGCGTGAACCCGCCGGTCGGGGGCGGGAGCGGGAGGATCAGCTGCACCGGGGCGCTGTTCAGGATGATCGGCCCGACCCAGGCGGTCGCCCCGCCGGCCGCGAGGAGGGCACCGGAGTCGACGTTGTTGGAGGTGTCGGCCGCCCCGATGATTCCCTGGCCGGACAGGTACAGCGTCCGCCCGGCCACGATCACGTTCGGGCTGCCGGCCGGGGACTGGATTTGCAGCTGGCCCCCGTCGAGAACCCGGACGACGTCCGTCGGGCCCGCCGGGGTGCCGAGGGCGGTCGCGTTCTCGACGTCGATCGCCCCCTGGTTGATGACCGTACTCCCGCCATAGCTGTCCGCGTCGGCCAGGATCAGGGTCCCGGTCAGTTCCTTGGTCAGCTGGACGTTCTGACTCAGGTCGCTGATCGTCCCCGCCCCTTTCAGGACGCCGAGCTTGGTCCCGATCGTCAGGGTCGTCCCGGGGTCGACGCCGACCGTCACCCCGATCTGCTCGGTGGCGTTGGTGGTCACGTCCGTGACGGTCGTGTTCGTCTCCAGGGTGATCGCGCCGGTGTACGTGTTGTTCCCGCTAATGTTGCGGAGCGCGCCCGTGTAGTGGTTGTTGAAGAGGATGCCGTCGCCGTTCAGG is a window of Fimbriiglobus ruber DNA encoding:
- a CDS encoding beta strand repeat-containing protein; this translates as MITLGSNASLGAASGSTLVVDQPITDGGAGFGVTVNGQPGTPAGAVTYSGATSNTYTGQTQVVQGTFNLDKTGGAIAVAGPLTVGDGASGPAFALWGGSNQLPAADAVTVLSNGTAGLQGNAQTVAALTVTGGQVTTGPAGQLTAGGVNMTGGTITAAAGGQVVLAGDVAATSGAAPAVIAGPGDLNLNGTTRTFAVAAGPAGTDLVVTAPIVGTSSEGLTKTGTGVMELDAANSYTGPTTIAAGTLRLASTGSINSVSLTGGTLAGTGAAGEVSGFAGGQSPAVGVIAPELSGTPNVGLDTGDVTMGPQTTLAVQLSAPTHPTPTANVDYTQLNVTGNADVTGAALGGSVAGNVQVGDTFTILQTTGTVSGEFASGTSAFINGQKFGVTYNSDSVVLTKVLAATSVTLGSTVNPSADGQTVMITATVTPEAGAAAIPTTDTVTFTLDGVTYPAVPVNASGVATFDPQAALAHRLITGSYTITAHFNGDNVNAAPSDATPYTQVVNPPAAGPLVVTPPAISPNNPTSVGVDDVATFTDTIQDFNTTVNWTLTITSAATGAPVRVFTGTGTAVSQVWDGTDGTPGGFVPDGTYTGTLTFVDADGQTAPAVSASVVVDNTSPTAGPLVASNPVFSDVASPGAKTTTTFTDTLAGAAGVTLSWSVTVTDANGNQVQSFTGTGTAVSATWNGADFNGNPVPEGAYTATLTFQDSAGNQGTPISSAPITTGVIVDNTPPATAGLNGSTPNIAPADPAAGAKTAVTFSTVIADAHPGPWAVTITDPNGNVVQTYTGTGATVSVTWNGQDATGAVVPDGGYTATLTYSDAAGNAGSPATAGVVVYDAGPTVTLATNSPTVYGTTATFTATVSVLYPSLAKNLIGGTVQFASGSTFLGSGTIAAVNGQYQATFSSAGLPAGAYNVTAQYVASANFNTGTSAAAAVTVSQAPLTVTANNQTAPIGQAIPSLTYTATGLLGSDTLSGSLATTATAGSPAGAYAITQGTLNNPNYAITFVPATLTIGTSAYPSSNGITAVGAGAGGGPLVNVYNPDGSLKTSFTVFDPSFTGGVRVTTVDFNGDGVPDYVVGSGPGMPSQVEILDGKTGAVIFSVQPFESTFTGGVFVAAGDLTGKGYPDLIVTPDEGGGPVVVVYDGAAAAQGQVDQVARFFGIQDPNFRGGARAAVGDLTGAGYGDLIVSAGFGGGPRVAGYDGLSVVSGSQTPTKLFADFFAFEPSVQNGAYVAVGDVNGDGKADLILGAGPGGGPRVLILDGSDIVNNVQTPLANFFAGDPNNRSGVPVAAKDLDGSSDIGVVAGDGAGDGSTVTAYTGQSILAAGGNTPQDAYSLDAFPGFTGGVYVG